From Ignisphaera aggregans DSM 17230, the proteins below share one genomic window:
- a CDS encoding Fmu (Sun) domain protein (COGs: COG0144 tRNA and rRNA cytosine-C5-methylase~InterPro IPR001678:IPR002478:IPR004521~KEGG: hbu:Hbut_0718 ribosomal RNA small subunit methyltransferase B~PFAM: Fmu (Sun) domain protein; PUA domain containing protein~SMART: PUA domain containing protein~SPTR: A2BKR1 Ribosomal RNA small subunit methyltransferase B~PFAM: NOL1/NOP2/sun family; PUA domain~TIGRFAM: uncharacterized domain 2) — protein MVLTMLIYDEGVISALKRVYGDFYRDFLEAITKPGSRLYLRVNTLKTSVGEIIDRLRGRGIDVYVDEELGEAIYIPIQGPYKVELHDKKVVVDKYAAESVYLGSHLYVPGVVKCSSDIEKGDEVSIVSENGVVVGEGIAMLSCSEMLERKKGLAVKTIRSVYRAPPIRELPEYREGLIYPQSLPAMYVSRVVDPKPGEIIVDMCAAPGGKTGHMVELSRGKAYIFAFDHSRKRIEEMKNTLDRLGYRQLVEIWRADSRYLHIDFPWIKADKILIDPPCSALGVRPKIYDRKSYSDIVSASRYQIQFLKSASIIVKIGGIIVYSTCTVTVEENEDVIERFINENRCFDVIDTNISRGSRGVFGDNRELYTRFHPHIHDTTGYFIAKIKRKC, from the coding sequence ATGGTTTTAACTATGCTTATATATGATGAGGGTGTTATTAGTGCTTTAAAGAGGGTTTATGGGGATTTTTATAGAGATTTTCTAGAGGCTATTACAAAACCCGGTTCTAGGCTTTATCTACGTGTTAATACTCTTAAAACTAGTGTTGGGGAGATTATTGATAGGCTTAGGGGTAGGGGGATAGATGTATATGTTGATGAAGAGCTTGGTGAAGCTATATACATACCTATTCAGGGGCCATATAAAGTTGAGCTTCATGATAAGAAGGTTGTTGTTGATAAGTATGCTGCTGAATCTGTCTATCTAGGTTCACATCTATATGTTCCAGGTGTAGTGAAATGTTCTAGTGATATTGAGAAAGGTGATGAGGTATCTATTGTATCTGAGAATGGAGTTGTTGTGGGTGAGGGTATAGCTATGCTATCTTGTTCAGAGATGTTGGAGAGGAAGAAGGGGCTTGCTGTAAAAACTATAAGATCTGTATATAGAGCTCCACCAATAAGGGAATTACCAGAGTATAGAGAGGGTCTCATATATCCACAGAGTCTACCAGCAATGTATGTATCTAGAGTGGTAGATCCAAAGCCAGGTGAGATTATTGTTGATATGTGTGCTGCTCCAGGTGGTAAGACTGGCCATATGGTTGAACTTTCAAGGGGGAAGGCATATATCTTTGCATTTGATCACTCTAGAAAGCGTATAGAAGAGATGAAGAATACCCTAGATAGACTTGGATATAGACAGCTTGTAGAGATATGGAGAGCAGATTCTAGATATCTACACATAGATTTTCCATGGATTAAAGCAGATAAGATCCTCATAGACCCTCCATGTAGTGCTCTAGGAGTTAGACCAAAGATATATGATAGGAAAAGTTATAGCGATATTGTATCGGCATCTAGATACCAGATACAGTTTCTTAAATCAGCTTCAATAATTGTGAAGATTGGTGGAATTATTGTCTATTCAACATGTACAGTTACAGTTGAGGAGAATGAGGATGTGATAGAGAGGTTTATCAATGAGAATAGATGTTTCGATGTTATAGATACAAATATATCAAGAGGTTCGAGAGGTGTTTTTGGAGATAATAGAGAGCTATACACAAGATTTCATCCACATATACATGATACTACAGGTTATTTTATTGCCAAGATTAAGAGAAAATGCTAG
- a CDS encoding ATPase (InterPro IPR011579~KEGG: pab:PAB2152 hypothetical protein~PFAM: ATPase~SPTR: Q9V1Y0 Putative uncharacterized protein~PFAM: Archaeal ATPase), translating to MPFLLRPCTTKEELFDRDEEIKEILRAIEKSNVIVIEGPRKSGKTSIAMVMLDILRNRGIRARYIDMEKDIVNGVESEDLEIIVLDSIENLRVLRKKIYPLLPEIKDRNTIFILVDPPENSIELLKRVTRKRIESITTIAINEWDKDRGISYIEQGLKECGVSYSHNELREVIDTIGTLPGWLAIYGYQRCSSNLDHSKALEETIRIATEIAKKDLEQILSRKSPQLRRVIRMLVKGARWYEMLRETTISPYTLNNFLKNLKRLYIVREEGGIHRIVDPIYSLAALGF from the coding sequence GTGCCATTCCTACTAAGACCTTGTACAACAAAAGAGGAGCTATTTGATAGAGATGAAGAAATTAAAGAGATACTTAGAGCTATAGAGAAGAGTAATGTGATAGTTATTGAGGGTCCGAGAAAAAGTGGAAAGACTAGTATAGCTATGGTAATGCTGGACATACTTAGGAATAGAGGGATTAGAGCTAGATATATAGATATGGAGAAAGACATTGTGAATGGTGTAGAGAGTGAAGATCTAGAGATAATAGTTCTAGACAGTATAGAGAATCTTAGAGTACTTAGGAAAAAGATATATCCATTATTGCCAGAGATAAAGGATAGAAATACCATATTCATATTAGTAGATCCTCCTGAGAACTCAATAGAATTACTCAAAAGAGTTACTAGAAAAAGAATTGAGAGTATTACTACTATAGCTATTAATGAATGGGATAAGGATAGAGGAATTTCATATATTGAACAGGGATTAAAAGAATGTGGAGTAAGCTACTCTCACAATGAGCTTAGAGAAGTTATAGATACTATTGGTACTCTACCTGGATGGCTAGCTATATATGGATATCAGAGATGCTCATCAAATCTAGACCATAGCAAAGCTCTTGAGGAGACAATTAGAATTGCTACAGAGATTGCTAAAAAGGATCTTGAACAAATACTTTCAAGAAAATCACCACAGCTTAGAAGAGTTATTAGAATGCTTGTTAAGGGTGCTAGATGGTATGAAATGCTTAGAGAAACAACAATATCTCCATACACCCTCAATAACTTCTTAAAGAATTTAAAAAGACTTTATATTGTTAGAGAAGAAGGAGGTATACATAGAATTGTAGATCCAATATATAGTCTTGCAGCCCTAGGATTCTAA
- a CDS encoding putative 4Fe-4S ferredoxin protein (KEGG: hbu:Hbut_0290 putative 4Fe-4S ferredoxin protein~SPTR: A2BJK1 Putative 4Fe-4S ferredoxin protein): MSCQYSIGYPWLWSTWVKAPILKNSRLVIASACLPYVNRKLFEDIARDSTVLFACPEREHSALYGKIASIIRSSRPSEIHIVTIDGSPHCFNLHASANEAEYILGEKINKKHFVVLDGEKLIEIDPNSIRVARYLHLVDILYKMNRELIDRELMKHSLEYRKYSENKSISSEQSS; the protein is encoded by the coding sequence ATGTCGTGTCAATATAGTATTGGCTATCCATGGCTATGGAGTACATGGGTTAAAGCTCCCATACTAAAAAATAGTAGGCTTGTAATAGCATCTGCATGTCTACCCTATGTAAATAGAAAGCTATTTGAGGATATAGCTAGGGATAGCACAGTACTATTTGCATGTCCTGAAAGAGAACATTCAGCTCTCTATGGAAAGATAGCCTCTATCATTAGAAGCTCAAGGCCTAGTGAAATACATATTGTAACAATTGATGGAAGTCCACACTGTTTTAATCTACATGCAAGTGCTAATGAGGCAGAGTATATCCTTGGTGAAAAAATTAATAAGAAGCATTTTGTTGTTTTAGATGGTGAGAAACTTATAGAGATAGATCCTAATAGTATAAGAGTTGCAAGATATCTACATCTGGTCGATATACTTTATAAAATGAATAGAGAGCTTATAGACAGAGAGCTTATGAAGCACAGCCTAGAGTATAGGAAATATAGTGAAAATAAATCCATTAGTTCAGAGCAAAGTAGTTAG
- a CDS encoding hypothetical protein (KEGG: hbu:Hbut_0598 hypothetical protein~SPTR: A2BKE6 Putative uncharacterized protein) → MPNGWHYWWGPGPKRHHVWWWLAYYSGATPVSPPPPGMPGWYWFLELLRKGYRIPWLPYTYPPRDPREELEYIRSYKETLERDLKELQDELKSVEERIKELEEKVKK, encoded by the coding sequence ATGCCTAATGGCTGGCACTATTGGTGGGGACCAGGGCCTAAGAGGCATCATGTATGGTGGTGGTTAGCATACTATAGCGGTGCTACACCAGTATCACCTCCACCACCAGGAATGCCTGGATGGTACTGGTTTTTAGAGCTATTGAGAAAGGGATATAGGATTCCATGGCTACCATATACATATCCTCCTAGAGATCCTAGAGAGGAACTAGAATATATAAGGAGTTATAAGGAGACATTGGAGAGAGATCTAAAGGAGCTTCAGGATGAGCTTAAGAGTGTTGAGGAAAGGATTAAGGAGCTTGAGGAGAAGGTTAAGAAGTAG
- a CDS encoding serine hydroxymethyltransferase (COGs: COG0112 Glycine/serine hydroxymethyltransferase~InterProIPR001085:IPR000310:IPR004839:IPR001597:IPR 019798~KEGG: smr:Smar_1110 serine hydroxymethyltransferase~PFAM: glycine hydroxymethyltransferase; Orn/Lys/Arg decarboxylase major region; aminotransferase class I and II; aromatic amino acid beta-eliminating lyase/threonine aldolase~PRIAM: Glycine hydroxymethyltransferase~SPTR: A3DNJ6 Serine hydroxymethyltransferase~PFAM: Serine hydroxymethyltransferase), producing the protein MSIPIELSKLIELVGRHNRWRRFECINLIPSENVMSPLAEAVYFSDLMHRYAEGKPGKRFYQGNIYSDQIELYTSELLSKLFNVEFVEPRPISGTIANAVAFRSFAEPGDRAVVPSLQAGAHISHTELGILGAMGIKQFVMPFDIDKWNIDVDRARKIIEDVKPQLVILGASVYLFPHPTREIADIAHSVNSIIIHDVAHVLGLIAGKVWPNPIHEGADIVTASTHKTFPGPQGGVIFTNNRDIYETISRNILRFVSNHHLHRLPAVAVTAIEMLYFGEQYAKQITRNAKRFAEALAEQGFEVVAENLGYTQSHMVLIDVRRYGGGAKIAKMLEDANIIANKNLLPWDSPEKAHNPSGIRFGVQEMTRFGMKEDDFREIAVFIREVIIDRKDVYEVKKKVVEFRKNFINIAYGFDIPKEFYNSVISIPMIL; encoded by the coding sequence GTGTCTATACCTATAGAGCTATCTAAGCTAATAGAACTTGTAGGTAGACATAATAGGTGGAGGAGATTTGAGTGTATAAACCTCATTCCATCGGAGAACGTTATGTCTCCTCTTGCAGAAGCTGTATATTTTAGTGATTTGATGCATAGATATGCTGAGGGAAAACCTGGGAAGAGGTTTTATCAGGGGAATATATATAGTGATCAAATTGAGCTTTATACATCAGAGCTACTCTCTAAACTATTCAATGTAGAATTTGTTGAGCCTAGACCTATAAGTGGTACTATAGCAAATGCAGTTGCATTTAGATCATTTGCAGAGCCTGGAGATAGAGCTGTTGTTCCAAGTCTACAGGCAGGTGCACATATATCCCATACAGAGCTAGGTATACTTGGTGCTATGGGGATAAAACAATTTGTAATGCCCTTCGATATAGATAAATGGAATATAGATGTAGATAGAGCTAGAAAAATTATAGAAGATGTAAAGCCTCAGCTAGTTATACTAGGAGCATCTGTATATCTATTTCCACATCCAACAAGAGAAATAGCGGATATAGCACATAGTGTAAACTCTATAATTATACATGATGTAGCACATGTTCTAGGACTTATAGCTGGAAAGGTATGGCCTAATCCAATACATGAGGGTGCAGATATAGTTACAGCTTCAACACATAAAACATTTCCCGGTCCACAAGGAGGGGTGATATTTACAAATAATAGAGATATATATGAAACTATATCGAGGAATATACTTAGATTTGTAAGTAATCACCATCTACATAGATTACCAGCAGTAGCTGTAACAGCAATAGAAATGCTATACTTTGGTGAGCAATATGCAAAACAGATAACTAGAAATGCAAAGAGATTTGCAGAAGCACTAGCTGAACAAGGTTTTGAGGTAGTTGCAGAGAACTTAGGCTATACACAATCTCATATGGTTTTAATAGATGTTAGAAGATATGGTGGAGGAGCAAAAATAGCAAAGATGTTAGAAGATGCAAATATAATTGCAAATAAGAACCTTCTTCCATGGGATAGTCCGGAGAAGGCTCATAACCCTAGTGGGATTAGATTTGGCGTCCAAGAGATGACAAGATTTGGTATGAAGGAAGATGATTTTAGGGAGATAGCTGTATTCATAAGGGAGGTAATAATAGATAGAAAAGATGTTTATGAGGTGAAGAAGAAAGTAGTGGAGTTTAGGAAGAACTTTATCAACATAGCCTATGGTTTTGATATACCTAAGGAGTTCTACAATAGCGTTATAAGCATACCTATGATTCTCTAA
- a CDS encoding conserved hypothetical protein (KEGG: smr:Smar_0237 hypothetical protein~SPTR: A3DL40 Chromatin protein Cren7~PFAM: Chromatin protein Cren7) produces the protein MAACTKPVRVKTPDGAEKELVPKKVWGLAPKGRKGVKIGLFQDPATGKYFRGKVPDDYPECG, from the coding sequence ATGGCTGCATGTACAAAACCTGTAAGAGTAAAGACACCTGATGGAGCTGAGAAAGAGCTTGTGCCTAAGAAGGTCTGGGGGCTAGCTCCAAAGGGTAGAAAAGGAGTTAAGATAGGTCTATTCCAAGATCCAGCAACAGGGAAATACTTTAGAGGAAAAGTACCAGACGACTACCCAGAATGTGGATAA
- a CDS encoding protein of unknown function DUF134 (COGs: COG1342 DNA-binding protein~InterPro IPR002852~KEGG: hbu:Hbut_0756 hypothetical protein~PFAM: protein of unknown function DUF134~SPTR: A2BKU9 Conserved archaeal protein~PFAM: Protein of unknown function DUF134) — protein MVIVHRRRFRWCARNGWIGRFREPRFIGLEIRDTLFIPFDENGNEIRGEPIYIYPDELEAFRLVYLENMSQEDAAKMMNTSRGTLWRLLESARRKIAQALVEVRPIAIIGVSRADERCLDEGS, from the coding sequence GTGGTCATTGTGCATCGTAGGAGATTTCGTTGGTGTGCTAGAAACGGCTGGATTGGTAGGTTTAGAGAGCCAAGATTTATTGGTCTAGAGATAAGGGATACACTATTTATACCATTTGATGAAAATGGTAATGAGATTAGGGGGGAGCCTATCTATATATATCCGGATGAGCTAGAAGCATTTAGGCTAGTCTATCTAGAGAATATGTCTCAGGAAGATGCTGCCAAGATGATGAATACCTCTAGAGGAACTCTATGGAGATTACTAGAATCTGCGAGAAGGAAAATTGCTCAGGCATTGGTAGAAGTAAGACCTATAGCGATTATAGGGGTTTCTAGAGCAGATGAAAGATGTCTTGATGAAGGGTCTTAA
- a CDS encoding putative circadian clock protein, KaiC (COGs: COG0467 RecA-superfamily ATPase implicated in signal transduction~InterPro IPR014774:IPR003593:IPR010624~KEGG: hbu:Hbut_0633 putative RecA ATPase~PFAM: Circadian clock protein KaiC central region~SMART: AAA ATPase~SPTR: A2BKH9 Putative RecA ATPase~PFAM: KaiC), giving the protein MAISMNGHSASNSYGYIFGVKELDHRFRGALDNGALIVIAGHPGSGKTTFASTICYANTLKGHRCLYISLQESKDKLFRIMRKFRMFFDDAESKGLLKFVKFPLTLEADEIFNSIAKIVSEYDPSVVVVDSITPVLKAIGSDISRRSYIQNYFYELATNFEKLIVLVVELERGKESTALGDIEFVSDVIIALKHRIERGLLVREMEIRKIRNAPIDVARVHFSISEGHGIEVHMPVLLEEIPGHGVEELELGCSTIQKFAGHIHRGFSIYIEYPADARPVYTPFVPLIAAYINNLKVLVISYRYSEPDMKDLLTRLIKIISDDPNIYEQLNRFLENNIVLRGINPFSMSIPHLSSYELEIINSVNPDVVVFHGIEIPLKTLPSKEYISNLYNQIMELKKQNRIIVRMGSYIDKESSYINSTLSDLVIRYYYDSKGVLHIYIWRRGSRPAILTEEDLVTCINEFRKNLKRI; this is encoded by the coding sequence ATGGCGATATCGATGAATGGCCATAGTGCTTCTAATAGCTATGGATATATATTTGGTGTTAAAGAGCTTGACCATAGATTTAGAGGAGCTTTAGATAATGGTGCATTAATAGTTATTGCAGGTCATCCGGGGTCTGGAAAAACAACATTTGCTTCTACCATATGCTATGCAAATACATTGAAAGGACATAGATGTCTCTATATATCGCTTCAGGAGAGTAAGGATAAGCTTTTCAGGATTATGAGAAAATTCAGAATGTTTTTTGATGATGCTGAATCTAAAGGATTATTAAAATTTGTTAAGTTTCCACTGACTCTGGAGGCAGATGAGATTTTTAATAGTATTGCAAAGATTGTTAGTGAATATGATCCTAGTGTTGTTGTTGTAGACTCTATTACACCTGTGTTAAAGGCTATTGGAAGTGATATATCGAGGAGATCATATATACAGAACTATTTCTATGAACTTGCAACAAATTTTGAAAAACTAATAGTTTTAGTGGTAGAGCTTGAGCGTGGGAAGGAATCTACAGCACTAGGTGATATAGAGTTTGTATCCGATGTAATAATAGCGCTTAAGCACAGAATAGAGCGAGGGCTTCTGGTTCGCGAAATGGAGATTAGAAAAATTAGAAATGCTCCTATAGATGTTGCACGTGTCCACTTCTCCATATCTGAGGGACATGGAATCGAGGTGCATATGCCTGTACTTCTAGAGGAGATACCTGGCCATGGTGTAGAGGAACTGGAGCTGGGGTGTAGCACTATACAGAAATTTGCTGGACATATACATAGAGGTTTCTCCATATACATTGAGTATCCAGCGGATGCTAGACCTGTATATACACCGTTTGTACCATTGATTGCTGCATATATAAACAATTTAAAGGTTTTGGTAATCAGCTATAGATATTCAGAACCAGATATGAAGGATCTTCTTACTAGACTCATAAAAATTATTTCTGATGATCCCAATATCTATGAACAGCTAAATAGATTTCTTGAGAATAACATTGTTTTAAGGGGTATAAATCCATTCTCTATGAGTATACCGCATCTATCATCTTATGAGCTAGAGATTATCAATAGTGTTAATCCAGATGTAGTTGTTTTCCACGGGATTGAAATACCTTTGAAAACCCTACCTAGCAAAGAATATATATCCAATCTCTATAACCAGATAATGGAGCTCAAGAAACAGAATAGAATTATAGTTAGAATGGGTTCCTATATAGACAAAGAATCTAGCTATATAAATAGTACTCTATCAGATCTAGTTATTAGATATTATTACGATTCTAAAGGGGTATTGCATATCTATATATGGAGGAGAGGATCTAGACCAGCAATACTAACTGAGGAAGATTTGGTTACATGTATCAACGAATTTAGAAAGAATCTAAAGAGAATATAG
- a CDS encoding protein of unknown function DUF125 transmembrane (COGs: COG1814 Uncharacterized membrane protein~InterPro IPR008217~KEGG: hbu:Hbut_1174 hypothetical protein~PFAM: protein of unknown function DUF125 transmembrane~SPTR: A2BLZ8 Universally conserved protein~PFAM: VIT family) gives MNSVSLSKQIRDICLDEYKAYSIYRALSRIPIVNRKIRTILEKASEDEYRHYMFWKKLSNECRPRFTIITGFIWSIILILFGVTVVLKLLELKERDASSVYREVLERYPDFGKELEDIIIDEERHEKEFLENIDEVRIRYLGSIALGISDALVELTGVYAGGIGAFANTLSAGIAGLLAGISAAISMAIASYAQAKHEAGKDPRVAAMYTGSAYFIVVILLAIPYFTIKSIVIAFSISIAIAVMVIAYMSFYSYVIYHRKYLREFLESTALLLGVSIVLYIAGKALGYILGISID, from the coding sequence GTGAATAGCGTATCTCTATCTAAACAGATAAGAGACATATGTCTAGATGAATACAAAGCCTATAGCATATATAGAGCATTATCAAGAATACCTATAGTAAATAGAAAGATACGTACAATTCTGGAAAAAGCTTCTGAAGATGAATATAGACACTATATGTTTTGGAAAAAGCTAAGCAATGAATGCAGACCTAGATTTACTATAATAACAGGGTTTATATGGTCAATAATACTAATACTCTTTGGAGTAACAGTAGTTCTAAAACTATTAGAGCTTAAAGAGAGAGATGCATCATCTGTGTATAGAGAAGTTTTGGAGAGATATCCAGATTTTGGAAAAGAATTAGAGGATATAATAATAGATGAGGAGAGACATGAAAAAGAATTCCTAGAAAATATCGATGAAGTTAGAATAAGATATTTGGGATCTATAGCTCTTGGAATTTCAGATGCCTTGGTAGAGCTCACAGGAGTTTATGCAGGTGGTATAGGAGCTTTTGCAAATACTCTTAGTGCTGGTATAGCAGGTCTTTTAGCAGGAATATCTGCAGCAATATCAATGGCTATAGCATCGTATGCTCAAGCTAAGCATGAAGCTGGTAAAGATCCTAGAGTTGCAGCAATGTATACTGGAAGTGCGTATTTTATTGTAGTTATACTTCTAGCAATACCCTATTTCACTATAAAGAGTATTGTAATAGCATTTAGTATATCTATAGCTATAGCAGTAATGGTTATAGCATATATGTCATTCTATAGCTATGTTATATACCATAGAAAATATCTAAGGGAGTTTCTCGAATCAACAGCACTTCTACTGGGAGTATCAATAGTATTGTACATAGCTGGAAAAGCTCTTGGATATATACTGGGGATTTCTATAGATTAG
- a CDS encoding hydroxymethylpyrimidine synthase (COGs: COG0422 Thiamine biosynthesis protein ThiC~InterPro IPR002817~KEGG: hbu:Hbut_0289 thiamine biosynthesis protein ThiC~PFAM: thiamine biosynthesis protein ThiC~SPTR: A2BJK0 Thiamine biosynthesis protein ThiC~TIGRFAM: thiamine biosynthesis protein ThiC~PFAM: ThiC family~TIGRFAM: thiamine biosynthesis protein ThiC), whose amino-acid sequence MAIARSGSIPDEVVSVAKAEGVDIDKLRKWLAEGKVIIVRNVRRSDKVRIVGIGKGLSTKVNVNIGTSTTVVDINMEKEKATIAVKYGADTIMDLSIGGDIREIRRELMKASEPLPFGTVPTYQAYIEGVAKFKALPPEDFFLKIVEEHLRDGVDFMTIHAGITLDLAKKAVKSSRIEPIVSRGGALLAGWMLENNSENPYYKNWDYLLELFAEYDATISLGDALRPGAIADALDELQIAELINNARLVKIAREKGVQVMVEGPGHVPLHKIVADIRLMKSLTDEAPYYVLGPLVTDIAMGYDHIASAIGATIAAAEGADLICYLTPAEHLSLPNPEQVKEGLIAAKIAAHAGDIVKLGDKAMARDIEVSIYRAKLDWNKMIDLALDREKANAIYRQFGVKTTSCNMCGSLCVFLILSRYRG is encoded by the coding sequence ATGGCTATAGCACGATCTGGATCTATCCCAGATGAAGTGGTTTCTGTTGCAAAGGCTGAGGGTGTTGATATAGATAAGCTTAGGAAGTGGCTTGCTGAGGGAAAGGTGATTATTGTTAGAAATGTTAGGAGGAGTGATAAGGTTAGGATAGTTGGTATTGGAAAAGGGCTTTCAACAAAGGTGAATGTTAATATAGGTACTAGTACAACTGTTGTAGATATTAATATGGAGAAGGAGAAAGCTACTATAGCTGTTAAATATGGTGCTGATACTATTATGGATTTGAGTATTGGGGGTGATATTAGGGAGATTAGAAGGGAGCTTATGAAAGCCTCAGAACCCCTACCCTTTGGAACTGTTCCAACATATCAGGCATATATAGAGGGGGTTGCAAAGTTTAAGGCACTTCCACCTGAGGATTTCTTTCTAAAGATTGTAGAGGAGCATCTGAGGGATGGAGTAGATTTTATGACTATACATGCTGGGATAACTCTAGATCTTGCTAAAAAAGCTGTGAAGAGTAGTCGTATTGAGCCTATAGTTAGTAGGGGTGGAGCTCTACTAGCTGGCTGGATGCTGGAGAACAATAGTGAGAATCCCTATTACAAAAACTGGGACTATCTATTAGAGCTATTTGCAGAGTACGATGCAACTATAAGTCTTGGAGATGCATTAAGACCTGGTGCTATAGCTGATGCTCTTGATGAGCTACAGATTGCTGAGCTCATCAATAATGCTAGACTTGTGAAGATTGCTAGAGAGAAAGGTGTACAGGTAATGGTTGAAGGACCAGGCCATGTTCCTCTACATAAGATTGTTGCTGATATAAGGCTTATGAAGAGTTTAACTGATGAAGCTCCATATTATGTATTAGGTCCTCTGGTTACAGATATAGCTATGGGCTATGACCATATAGCTTCAGCAATAGGAGCAACTATAGCTGCTGCTGAGGGAGCAGATCTCATATGTTATCTAACTCCAGCTGAACACTTATCTCTTCCTAATCCTGAGCAGGTAAAGGAGGGGTTGATAGCTGCTAAGATAGCTGCTCATGCTGGAGATATTGTTAAGCTTGGAGATAAGGCTATGGCGAGAGATATAGAGGTTAGTATATATAGAGCAAAACTTGATTGGAATAAAATGATAGATTTGGCTCTAGATAGAGAGAAAGCTAATGCAATATATAGACAGTTTGGTGTGAAGACAACATCTTGCAATATGTGTGGCTCCCTATGTGTATTTCTAATACTATCTAGGTATAGGGGATAG